TTGGAGTATGACAGTGATCACTCTCTGCAGAGGAGGGCGAATCTGAATCTGGGCAAATACACTAAAGAGGTGCCCAAGTTTGGGGAGGAGCTCCAGAGGCCTGAAAAGAGGAAACATGGCGTGTTTAGCAGGAGAGAGCAGTACCCCAGAGTGCCCACGGAGAGAGTCCACCTCTGCTCCCTGACCCACTGCCCACGGCCAGCGGCACGTAAACAATACTTTTATTTACATTTcttcagccacacaacttgccaTAAAGACTATGATGTTGATTTTACAATGAAGATATAAAGATCTGTAATTTCATCTTGCCTTAACCATTGCTCCATACAAGGATGGTTATGAAGCCAGAAACGTGCTGGAGGTTAACCTTGCTTGCACCTTGAATTCTTTCTGTCCCATTCTTCATTAGACGTTTCCTGGCCCAGGTTGGTATGATGTCAACACGACGATCCTGATGGGCCAATCAAGGAGAGGCAAGGCAgcccccttcctctcctcctcccccagggTCAGCAAGAGGGCAGAGTCTTGGCTGTATAACCATGTGAGGAGCACACATGTGACATCTTACAGAGGAAAACCAAGACAAACGCACACATATATTGTATAGCAGTATAGAGTTAGTGAGGACATTTAACCATCTAATTACAGTGTTTTTAAGCAACAGGCATACATTATAATGGAGGGAAAGCAATGGCTCATCTACTATGAGAGAGTTTGGCCATTTCTCCATTGCTGGAGAAGGTTCTAGATGCCATTTCAAGATACTCTTCAACCTCATAAATCCTGAAGGACCTGACAATGAGCCCAGACTCAAATTTTTCACTCTTGTGATTACATACCTTTCATATTAGTTTCAAAGTAGTTGCTAAATAATTCACAGTGGTTACTGAATATGCCTTGTGATGAATAAATTAATAACAAAGGCCAGAAGTTTAAGAGGTTAAGACTCCAAGCAGGTCCTCTAAGGGCTTAGCAAAAACCACACTGATGCATTATTGTGGGGAGGCTGTCTAACGTGATGCCTGCTCAGAATGTCTCTGTGAGAAAAAGAATGAGAGACGGAAGTGCGTGCGGGGGGTGAGAGACCCCATGTGTTCCAACCATCACGCGCTTTACGTCTTCCACAGAACATAGTTGGACCAGGACAATATGACATCACAAGGACGTCTCAGAGCAGCAGTGGAAGTGGATACCGCTCATCGTTTGTGTCTGGCACCCAGCGCTACCCACAATGCCCTGCGACAGACAAGTACAGGCAGTAAGAACTGTTCCTACCACAGCAACACACAGGCCCTGGCTGTTCACACCTGGAGCTTCTTCTAAACAGCTCTGGTGGTCCACTGAAACTCATGAAGACGGTTTGTATTGTAACACAAAGGTCTTCATTGTTTGACAGGGAGAGACTGAGACCCATCAACGTTCCTGTGGACAGATCGTGCTTTCTGCAACCACACAGCACCTTTAATGGAGAACGTTTGTTTTCTTCGGCTTAGTttgtctcttacacacacacacacacacaacccacccatccatctatccatccacaCACCTAAATTAGCAGTTTGTATGGGAGAGACAAATTCTTTTGCCTCAAAATGAATTCAAAAGCTAACCGCATGATTCTGAGTTTTTGTCATGTGTATATTAGTCACCTAATATTATGAACCACACAGTACCATACAGTTTCTGGACATTGTAAAGCACTTAATAAAGGAGCTGGATTAAGAAGGGACCTGGTCCCCAGCCCTAAACAGGACCTGAGGATGTTACCATCTGAGAGAACAAGACATTAATGTTCACCTTCTAAAAGCCAGAAACCCCACACTGACTAGACCACACACAGACTGAAGCGGTCACATGCAGTTAAAGTGGGACATAAGTTAAACAGTAGCAGCAACACATCCtgacaaaagtgtgtgtgtgtgtgtcgtaggtttgattcccaggtcCTAGACCATGACTCAATCAGCATAAGAGTTATAGTGTGATGGTTTCTACTATAGGTGTCTACAATACATCTGAAAACATGCTGAGGGTAAATAGAGTTCATTCATTAATCACAACAGAGCGACACTGAGAAGTCAACATGAAACTGTATTTCTATTGTTCTTCAGTAGACACAAACAGAAATGGAAACCAGCCAGAGTAGGAAAATACAACTTTAATATTTTCTCTTTTGGTGAATCAGCTATGAATTTCAAGACTTGAGTGTGGAGGTCCTTCTTTGAGAGAGCCCATTAAAAGAGCCCATAAGACTAATCTGTGCTTTCGAACCCAAATAAGTGAATTGTTATTTGCAAAATGGCAAAGTGTGATTGGctggttaaaaaaacaatcatGAAACCTGACTGACAATGGTCCTGGTCTCCCCTGAACTCAGTGGAGATTAAAATCAGTGACGTGCCGCTTTGCAGATTTTGTCGAAGACTTCAGGAAAAGCTCCTTCGCAGTCCAGTTCCTTCCTGAGCTTATGGTACAGTGTTCCATCGAACATTTCCCAGAATTCCTCCCGCTCCATGTACACGTCTGCATAAAGCATCTGGAAACTGGAGATTGACAGAGTTAAGATCAACGTCATGTGCGTTTCTGAAGACTATCGAACCAAGACGAGCGAAAATGCTTCGTCCACATCTCCGAGAGCATGTAAGGCATTTGAACCCTGCCCTCTTGGGCAGAGAGAAAGCCTTTCTCTGACGGGAACTGACCCATGAACATCCCTGACGAACTTCTCCAGCTGCCGCGTGGAGGTCTGAGCCTGGAAATGTTTCACTTGGGGTTCTCCGTAGGCACCTATGTCCACATACAGCTCCTCCACGTTGTCTCTGGAGTGCACCATGCCCGGCCGAGGGGGCAAAAGGAAGGGGCAAAGCCACAGGGGGTACacctgcgcacgcacacacacacacacacacacacacacacacaggtacagtcTACAAGGCATCAGGAGCACACATGTGATGTTCACAATGTTGAAGGTCTAGGGCCTCAGACCGGTGGACCTTACGCGGATGTGCTGGTGGAAATGCAAGATGGACATGCGCAGGTGCGTCATGGGGACCAGCATGTCCTGCACCACGTGGTGCTGCTCGTACAGACGGCGGAGAGTCTCTCCTTGGGTCAGCTTCAACAGGGAGATCTTAGGAGGAACCATCCAGCCAAACACGTATCGGAACAGCGGGTTATTCCCGAACGGGATGATGTCCTGAACacgagtgagagggagagaagaagagagagttcATATAAGGGGGGAAAGAGAAAAGTGGTGAAAATGTGATGAAAAAAGGTTGCTGTTAACGTAAGAGGACCCATCAGATGGACAGACAGATCAATACTTCTCTTCCACATTAGTAGAGCCCATATTTAACATCATGCCATTTACTACGATTATGAGAAAACTGCCTGAACGGaaatgtgtgtgcgcacatctctctctttctaatgGTATGCGTgtttgcacacgcacacacaatttCCCCTACCCAGCTGAAGCGATATCAATTCTgcgagaaaaaaataaataaatacaacctGCATAATTCATTAAGTAATCCTAGCCTGGGATAATTGCCACATAGAACTTCCTTCAGCTAATAGCAGAGAGGGAAAGCATTAGTGAATGTAATACAGAAAGTTAGTGTGcttgtgcgtgtaggtgtgtgtgtgtctgtgtgctagtGCGCACACTCATATAGACATTCAGATGATGACGATGACGATGATATGGTAAAGTGGTAAGACATACGCCTGCTACATCACATTGTCATGGGCTGAAGAGATGAAGCTTATGGTGTTAAGAGAGAAGAGACTGAAGAACAGAGCTTTGGCACGCACTTCGTTCTGAATTCAGCTGGTCAGACATCGCGTCTGTCTCCCGACAGATGCCGCGTGTTTACAGTGCGTGCGGGACGTACCTGCAGCTCCCAGAAGAtgctgcgtgtgtgtctgtggtagtAGTGTCTGAGGGGGatgtactccacacacacacacccttccttcAGGTGCCTCTCCACGTGCTTAAAGAACCAGGGCATGTAGTAGAAGCCAATGCGGTTGATCTGCGTATGGACGCACATGAAGAAACGCGGTGCTAAACCTCACTGCTAGCCAACGGTGGCTAGTCCTGGAGGTTTAAGCATGTAGCCAAGTGTATTTTGTGACATGGTAGAAGTGTATGTTGCTCATTAAAACTATTTTTTAATTGCAATTCACCTCCTCTTTACATGGAGAAGTGGCTGAAGACACACATCATCATCAGACCCACAACATCATTATCAGACCCACAACATCATTATCAGACACGTCATCtggcacatcacacacacatcatcatcagACCCACAACATCATTATCAGACACGTCATCtggcacatcacacacacatcatcatcagACCCACATCATCATTATCAGACACGTCATCtggcacacatcacacacacatcattatcAGACACACAACATCAGGCACACAACACCATTATCATACACGACATCaggcacacatcacacacacacacacacatcattaccaGACAcaacatcagacacacacacagctgatggCTTCACCTTATCAGGTTCTGCGTGGTCAGTCATGGTGCCCGTCATAATCACAGCCTCATTGAGTGAAAACTGAAGGCCCTCCACAAAGTGGTTGTCCTTGTTAGCCGACTCCTGCGCGAACCTCTTGCAGATGGCGTCTAGACCCTGGACGGGCTCATAGCGCAACTTCACCCACTTCTTTGCGGGGATGATCCGGATCTCGGCTGCTACCAGGAAGCCCAGCGTTCCGCAGGACCACGGAACTGAATAGAACAGGTCAGGGTTCTCTTTCTGTCCAGAGAAAGAACATACCCAGCCTTTGAAAAGTTGCTATGAATCCAATAAAATTCACTTTAGTAGCTCATAAAATGTCTCTGATTCTGGAATACAGACGATGAGTGTACAGACAGCAGTACTAACACCCCTGTGCACAACTTATTGAgaatgaataatgaataaataaataaataatgggATAGTTATTTTGTATCTTTCTTTCTGTTCTTCACCTCTTTCCCTCATTCATCCTCTCTCTGCCGTAGAGCCACTTATACATTGTGAACGTCATAAAAGCTTTAAACGTTGTTGAGATGTCAGCACATTTTCAGACCACACAAAGATGCACAATTAACACTTAAAAGAAATGTGCATGCTTACCGAGGCACAAAGaggcataacacacacacacacacacacactgcgcgcacacacgcaaaaGCGTACCTCAGTACAACGGACCAGGCTACCGTCTGCCAGTACCAGCTCGTAGGCCACACAGATGTGCTGGAACAGACCATAGATATGAGAGGAGGACTCTATACCTGTACCCATTACCAGTccccctgagagagagagagagaggggggggggacaatATAGCtcattaaataaaaataagaaacatGCTGAAATATGTATGTAATGAAGTGGCTTTCCCTTTCATACTGGTGACAGAGTGCTGAGTTTATACTTTATGAGAGTGAAGGCAAAACTCTGCCTTTATGCAGATTCTGCTTTtactgtaaacaaacaaacaaacaaacaaacgtagGATAGCTGGGCAAAGACAAGTTAAAAGAACTCTGAGATTTGACATCAAAACTCCCCACAGGCTCGAGTCTGAGACTGATACCTACCGTGTGCCTTTCACTGCCCAACTGGGAGGAACATGAATGGGTCCAAAGGACATGCATTCATAGTGCACACCATGTAAAGTGTGCACGCAAGGCAATATatgcacgtgcgtgtgcacgttACTGCTagtcacacacacttcagagcAGTGCAAGTCATTTCCTCCCCAGTCAAACATATACCACTGACACAGGGCCATTACTCAGCTGTAACCCAATCAGCTGCGGCCTCTGATGCACCACACAAGAAATATAATATCGATTAGTGAGCAATATTGCATGTAAACGCTGCACTTATATCTGGGATAGTGCTCAGAGTCATTAAACTGAATCTTGCCAAAGGGGTTAGGggaggaaagagagggggagggagggagggagagagagagtgatagagcaGGAAAGAAGGAAATATCAAGGGAGGGGGAATTAAAACAAGGGGGATGAGTCCCAAATGGTGATCTCGTCAATGTTCCGGTTTTCTGGACCCACCTACTGTGAGGTCATCAAGCTCAGGAACCACCGGCAGTGTCCAGCCAATGGAGTTCAGCAAGGCGGTCAGCTGACCCATATTTGCCAAGGGCTCCACACGTACCACCTAAAGCCAGAGGGAGGACATGTGAGGGGTCTGCAGGGGTCCTTTCAGGTTTAGCTGTCCTGCTCGGGACATATACCCCCCTGTCCCCTGCTCGGGACATATACCCCCCTGTCCCCTGCTGGGACATTGTAATAGGCTGATGAGGCTGTAGTTAGAACCAACCTGTCTTTGTGTGTCCACTTCTAGGATGTCCATCATATTAAGCATGATGTTTCTGTGGGTCTTCTTGTACTTGCCCACCCTCAGAGACACAGTCAGCCAACCAGGACGGCCCGTGCACATGTGGCTCCTCCCGCCATCTTTCCTCCACTCACGAacctgagagagaggaggtgtcagATCTAGTCCTATCACCTCAGAtgacacttacacacagaccaCAAGCCACGAGGCTTTGGAAATGCCGAGGAACAATACAAAACAAATAGTCGTTAATGAACAAGATGAAAAATCATGTTTCATTTGCCACATGGCGGGAGGGTGTACTTGTGTACTTTTTTGGCTGTGAGAAACAAAATGTTCCTGCtcagtttatttttgtttgtttatttttgttgtgtttttaaaTAAAGACTTAACACCAAATTCTGTTTCTTAGGATTACATTTGTCCCTTCCTGTCAGCATAGACAGGAAATAAACTTAAATAGCTATACTTTATAAACTTTCCATATTTACTGGGcatcaaaaaataaaaataaaaaaatcaacaaGGTGTAATCAACAGGATTACAGTTTAGCAAAAATTGTGCATGGGTCTCATTTCATAGGACAGAGAGGGGTGAGAGTTTCCTGCTGGTTACCTGCAAGTTGGCATGCTGGATTTACCCTGTATACCTTCATCTAGTGCACAACATATCTGAGGAAGACTAACTGCTCCTTCTTCACAGCTCCAACTCCTGGCAGCAGCGTTATGGAAGTGTGTACAAGCAAGGACAAGAGTACAAAGAAAACGGAATATAAAAGCCAACCAGGACACTCAGACATTCCGGGCGTAATGGACAGGAACGTCCTGAGTCTGCGTAGTGACCTGTGGTTTTCTTCGTTACCCTCGTATGTAATCCCCACTAATAACCGCCACTTCTGAGGGGAACCTCACAGTAAGCTCTATCTCGTTAGGTCTGGAGGACACGCACCGCAGGTGAAGGAGCGCGCGCAGCGGGGTCCGCACTCACCTGCCGCTGAACGTCCCTCACGCGCTGCTCGTGCAGCTTTGGCGCAGAGCACATCCTGAAAATGATCCACGCTCGCGCGTAATAGTACACATCAAACATAACGGACAGCGGCAGTAGAAAAAGGCAAACGAAGATCCATCGCTGGTGAATTATAACATATTCTAGACCCTTTACTTTGATCCATAAAGCGAACAAGACAACTAAAACGCAGACATAGAGCAACAGATCCATTTGAACGTAGTCCTCCTTTTTACCCACGAGACAGATAAAGCACAAACTTTTAAACTGTTGCTTCTGTTGTTTCGACGTGTCCTAGATGGTAATTCCGTTGTCAAATCATTTGCATTACCGGCGTACTAACTTTTATAAAGTATTCCTGCAAACGCAGAGCTGTCGGTGCCCTTGCGTCACAGGGAATTAGGGTTTTTGTCACCTAACCTAAATTTGCTTTGAAGATTTTACTAACCTGTCTAGGCGGTTTAATAAAGCCCGCCTCTGCCCAACAACGATTGGTCGGCGGCATGTCAATTGAGTTGACTCCAGTTATTGCGTGTAACATTTTTATCCAATCGGATAGAGGAAAGACCGTCACACCATTGACTCAGTACggtgtagttttttttttatcaggcaTCATGTAAACAGTTCGAtaagagaaaaatataaaaaaaatacaatgaaCCAATAACCATGATCAACAATCATCTCCACTGTTAAAGTAACTGGAAGTAAATTTACATGAATTCATTGCATATAGTACGACTTTCACGTGCACGTATACATATTTTGTGGAAATTAAcgaaaagcaaacaaacaaacaaatgaacacaTAACTCATAACTCAAATGCTAAATTCATAGCCAAAGTGTTTTTTATTCTATTGTATTAAGTATCACAATAGATCATGCGTGCATGTTCAACAATAAACGGCAGCACGTGAGCCCCTGCATAAGCAGGATTGTGGGGTGGGGCGCGCGTGCATTCTCCAGTTTGGCAGGACAGCATCCGCGAGACTCCTCCTGTCACCCACTTGTTAAACACCCAAACGCACTGAGCATCACATGGACAACACCGCGGAACTGTCTCTGTGTTCACGGACTTACTTTCACTGGCACTTCTAAAGGAAATATGGAGGCAGTGAAGTGGATTTATGATCCTTTGGTGCTGTTCAAGAATGTTTTTCAGCGTAGACTAGGGGGAAATGACACGAGATAATTCTTCTGTCTAAAGATATAACAATCCCCGTTCTGCAGCAGAATGAGAGTACAGATTTATCATTCCCGTTCAGTGAGTGGATACATGCGATTTTTCAACTTTTAAGGAAGCGTTATTCCCTCGCGAGACAGGCAGCGGGCGCGAGCAGGAGACTGTTGCTGGATTTTCGCGATGCCTTCCCTGCACCACGGTGCCATATTCATTGGTGTTTTCCTAATTGTCACCGGCGGTTCCACCGCATTTCTGCCGTCCAGTCAAAACAGACTGCAGGCGTTCAGTCTGTGCTGTGTGGTTCTGGGCGCCGTGATGCTGATACTGGGATTGTTCTGGGCCATGAAAGGAAAGAGTAACTCGGTTTCCTACAATAATGAGTACACTCACGACTACAGTCATGCCCTTTTCAATCCAGCGGATGGAAGCCACTTCCCAGAATCACAGTCGGTCTTTCTTCACAGGTAAAAGTTGATTCCTTAATCATCACAGTCATTACAGAAGCATGTGTCATATAATTCTGCCGGTGTTCTGTTGTTTTTACAATTGATCCTTTGGGGAACTTTACAGAAGATAAAAGTGCGAAAAGTTCTGTTAATTTTTTAAAGCTTGCCATAGACATTTTTTTAGGCAAATACCACGTTATTCATTTTGTTCCTTCGCTAATTTGTGTATTGATTTCATTACTTGTATATCACAATATGAGACATCTGAGTGCCCCGACCAAATATATAGGCAACACTGCCACCGAATGCATTATATTATCTGTAGTCTCACTGTTCAACTACCAAGGTTCACTATACATGCAGAATAATTAATCACGTACAAGAGTCATCcagttattatattatatatataaatctgaAGATGATTCCAGGTGTATTTAGGTAAGATATGCAGAGATATTTATAATTGTATTTAAGTACTCAAAGCTTCAAGAGTaacagacagaggtccttcatcagctgtgcaagaaaAGTGCTTCTGTTTTAATAAGAGGAACCAgtttatatctatatatatatatacattacagatgatatgtattaatatatattatattttaatatatctaCATTTATATACTGGAATTATGAACTGGGAGTTTGAAAATTAGACAGAGGTAGCTACAAAATAATGTAGACCAGATTCAGTATGGCATATTAACAAAATATTCATAATCCAGACCTGAGCAGCCACCTGGCACCTATATGCACTCATTAAGACCAATGAGGTGTCACATCCCATGCGTCtgcgcgtgcgcgcgcacacacacacacacacacacacacacacacacacacacacacacacacacacacacacaattgcacACAATTGATTGTCCCCTCCATAACTTACAGATCTATACGTAGAGGATCATGGGAATTTTTACAACCCATTACTCTTTCCATTAAAGGATTATAATTCACTCAACAGAAGAGCAAGTCCAACGTGAAATGATAGTCTGTAAAGAACATTATTTCTAATGGCCTAATGGCGCCCCCATGTGGTAAGAAGTAGGAAAACAGTTTTGAAAAGACCATCTAAGAGTAGACAAAGTATACTGAGTATGAACACATACGTGTGcatttggatgtgtgtgtgtgtgtgtgtgtgtgtgtgtgtgtgtgtgtgtgtgtgtgtgtgctgtgtgtatgcCTGTTTTTCCACCATAAGGACTTTAGACAGGCAGAGGCAAGGACTGTATGGGGAGGATTTCGATTACCCCCCTATGGAGCCCCCGTGTTTCAGCCCATCGGGACGAGGACAGCCCCTCCACTGGGAGATGGAGCCACCGCCCCCATATGAAGTGGCCATCAAAACCACGTGCAGCTCCACACACCTGAGACGCAGCTACTCGGACACACTGCTGTCCACCGAGCCTCTGTTTGCACGCTCCCGTGAGATCAGTTTTGAGGTGTAaccccctctccacacacacactcactcacacacacacacacacaacacacacacacacacacacacatacacacacacacacacacacacactcctcaatcATTGCCACCACCATGAAGCACTGAGAAACACATCTCAACACCCTGTGGATGCCTCCAAGTCGGTTTCTCAAGTGGCTTACACTGACTCACCTGCTGAAAACAGCCAGGTGTTCTGACCTCATGAACCTTGTGAAGATATCGTGCCCTGGCAGAGTGCTCAGCTATATTCCCTGCTGTGCCCTTAGGACTGTGGAATGTCAGTGCTTAAAAGACATCATTCCTTCTAAGGAACCAAACATTAACATCTTGTTTTACAGTATTTAATGATCTTCACACTTGATTTAGAAAAATCAGGGCCCAATTATTGAAGTTACAAGGacctctccccactccccaTATAGCTGCTGCGTCATTAGAAGACACGGACATTACACTAATGACTTTACAGACTTTACAAACATGCCCTGCTCCTTCTGAACATCATTCTCAATTTCCAGAAGTGATAAACATGAATGATGTCTGCTGCACAATCTAAACTTCAGGGTGAACACCAGCTTTAGCTTACGAGCTGAAAACAGCAAAAGAGCGTAGGTTTGAAACGCTGGCATCCGCACCTGTGCACGGTGATTTGGTGCTGACTGTGAGGGGATATCTCGCCGGCGTCTCCGGGACAGACGCTGGTGTGAGCTGGAGGGTTTGGGGGAAATGCGAGGTGTAACATTTAAGAAAGCAGGTCAAAGctgcaactgttgttttctgtgCCAGAAGCACATGGACCAGAGCagcaataaaaacacacacacacacacacacacacacacacacacacacacacacacacagaggatgaAATCACACAGTGCGTCATGCAAATCACTCCTGTTCGTCTTCTCATGCTGTTTGCCACGTTGAATTGGATGTTGATGTGCTCATGTCCAGGGCCCCAAGGAGAGTCCAGCTCACTAAACACCAGAGTAAACCAGTGGGGCAATTAGATTAGCTCCAAATGGCCTTTATTCCTCTGGAGGAAAGGGACAATCTGGTGGGCTTTGGGCTCAGCTGCAGCTAATGCAAGTGAAGGCTGGTGTTTGGTAATGGAAGGCATGGCTGATCTGATCAAGGACTACTACAGTGCATTAGCAGGGTTTATATAGCTCCTCTTATGATTGGTTGCAACACCATGAAACATGACATTTTCGGGTAAATCCTTCCTCTGACTCAACCAAAGTAACATTAAAATGTGCCTCTGTTGTCAAGTACACGTTGGGGATGTTGTCTATGAGGCGTTTCCATGTATACTCTGCAGAGTATATACAAGAACACCTTCAGAACATCTACAAGATTTACATGCATGTGAGTCTATTCAGTGATTTGAAGAATGTGGACTGTTCCTTCACTTTCTTTTCctgtttgaaaataaacatcactgaagactgtACTAACTGTAATTTTTTTGCTATTAATCTATCATGTTTGCCTGCACAAATGTTTAGCAAGCAGACTCTAAATGAGCGTTTTAGCTACAAGCAAAAGGTAAAGGTCACTAAGAGCTGTATTATCAGTAACATATTCAAACAGGGTACAGTTCATATTGGTTCACCATTCTGCAAGAAATGTACGGCTGTGTTATTATGTCGAATCATTTTGAATATCATGTATTATACCTAATGTGTTTCCACACATAATGTGATTCCACGATGCTCTGTGTAGACCTCCGACTGGGATTATGAACCTCCAGCTAATCAGTCTCCATCCTCAGCAGCCTTGGAGAAGACCCACctgatgtaaataataataaagtatatAATATCAGTCCAGTAGAGAAAGTCACAAATCAGACATTATGCATTTGTTGAAGCCGTCCAAGTATTACTGTAAAACAGACGCTTTATAGCAATCCAATGCGTACGTTCAGAGCTGGACAGCCCAGAAGCTTCAGTTTGTCTAATGAAGCCCTGCTGTGCTCTGCTGAAACTGTGGGAGTAGTGCTTTCACAGCCAACGCGTGTGGGGGTGAACTTATGCCATACTGTCGTCCAAGGTAAGAGGAAGAC
The window above is part of the Brachyhypopomus gauderio isolate BG-103 chromosome 9, BGAUD_0.2, whole genome shotgun sequence genome. Proteins encoded here:
- the dhcr24 gene encoding delta(24)-sterol reductase; protein product: MDLLLYVCVLVVLFALWIKVKGLEYVIIHQRWIFVCLFLLPLSVMFDVYYYARAWIIFRMCSAPKLHEQRVRDVQRQVREWRKDGGRSHMCTGRPGWLTVSLRVGKYKKTHRNIMLNMMDILEVDTQRQVVRVEPLANMGQLTALLNSIGWTLPVVPELDDLTVGGLVMGTGIESSSHIYGLFQHICVAYELVLADGSLVRCTEKENPDLFYSVPWSCGTLGFLVAAEIRIIPAKKWVKLRYEPVQGLDAICKRFAQESANKDNHFVEGLQFSLNEAVIMTGTMTDHAEPDKINRIGFYYMPWFFKHVERHLKEGCVCVEYIPLRHYYHRHTRSIFWELQDIIPFGNNPLFRYVFGWMVPPKISLLKLTQGETLRRLYEQHHVVQDMLVPMTHLRMSILHFHQHIRVYPLWLCPFLLPPRPGMVHSRDNVEELYVDIGAYGEPQVKHFQAQTSTRQLEKFVRDVHGFQMLYADVYMEREEFWEMFDGTLYHKLRKELDCEGAFPEVFDKICKAARH
- the LOC143522481 gene encoding uncharacterized protein LOC143522481 is translated as MPSLHHGAIFIGVFLIVTGGSTAFLPSSQNRLQAFSLCCVVLGAVMLILGLFWAMKGKSNSVSYNNEYTHDYSHALFNPADGSHFPESQSVFLHRTLDRQRQGLYGEDFDYPPMEPPCFSPSGRGQPLHWEMEPPPPYEVAIKTTCSSTHLRRSYSDTLLSTEPLFARSREISFEV